One genomic region from Flagellimonas oceani encodes:
- the aroB gene encoding 3-dehydroquinate synthase: MESVKSKSYEVHINELAQAALNQHISKSDYSRIFLLVDENTKAHCLPIFKKMMDAPIDSLLEIKSGEENKHIHTCLQLWQDLSNLDGDRKSLLINLGGGVLTDMGGFVASTFKRGIDFINIPTTLLSMVDASIGGKTGVDLGSLKNQIGVINQPQMVLVFPEFLATLDPRQTKSGYAEMLKHGLIQDREYWNDLNQKGDFTDASCIQKSIAIKNKVVLEDPTEQGLRKILNFGHTLGHAIESYCLDNPNKKTLLHGEAIAAGMILEGYLSHELRGLSKLSLDEIKKGFLRHFDPVDFAPDDIESILQLLKYDKKNSHGNVNFVLLQEIGNAVTDIKIPEELFHKAFAYYRE, encoded by the coding sequence ATGGAGTCGGTAAAATCAAAATCCTACGAGGTACATATTAACGAGTTGGCGCAAGCAGCGCTTAATCAGCATATTTCTAAAAGCGATTATTCCAGAATTTTTCTTTTGGTAGATGAAAATACCAAAGCACACTGTCTTCCAATTTTTAAAAAAATGATGGATGCGCCCATCGATTCCCTTTTGGAAATAAAATCGGGGGAAGAAAACAAGCATATCCATACCTGTTTACAACTTTGGCAAGACCTCTCCAATTTGGATGGCGACCGGAAGAGTCTACTGATAAACCTGGGCGGTGGAGTACTGACGGATATGGGCGGATTTGTGGCCTCCACATTTAAAAGGGGGATTGATTTCATCAACATTCCCACTACCCTACTTTCCATGGTAGATGCTTCCATCGGGGGCAAAACGGGTGTTGACCTTGGCTCTTTGAAGAATCAGATCGGGGTGATCAATCAGCCACAAATGGTGTTGGTCTTCCCTGAGTTTTTGGCAACATTAGATCCCCGACAGACAAAAAGCGGCTATGCCGAGATGTTGAAGCACGGACTTATACAGGACCGGGAGTATTGGAACGACCTTAACCAGAAAGGCGATTTTACCGATGCTTCTTGCATTCAAAAGTCCATTGCCATCAAGAACAAGGTAGTTTTGGAGGATCCCACGGAACAAGGTCTGCGCAAAATCCTCAACTTTGGGCATACCCTGGGGCATGCCATCGAATCGTACTGTTTGGACAATCCAAACAAAAAAACGTTGTTGCACGGAGAGGCCATTGCTGCCGGCATGATTCTGGAGGGTTATTTATCGCACGAGCTGCGTGGACTTTCCAAACTATCCTTGGACGAAATCAAAAAAGGGTTTTTAAGGCATTTTGATCCCGTGGACTTTGCCCCGGACGATATCGAATCCATTCTCCAATTGCTCAAATACGACAAAAAGAACTCGCATGGCAATGTAAATTTTGTTTTGCTTCAGGAGATTGGAAATGCGGTGACCGACATTAAAATTCCAGAAGAACTGTTCCATAAAGCTTTTGCTTACTACAGGGAATAA
- a CDS encoding HTH domain-containing protein, with translation MAKLTQQIAVLERIDQLIRLKATGRPKQLAERLEVSEATVFRMIETMKELNAPICYDLARQSYVYTETTNFKCGFYVEELDETSERNLSGGYGFGNMKRLMKF, from the coding sequence ATGGCAAAGCTTACACAACAAATAGCAGTTTTAGAACGGATTGACCAATTGATACGATTAAAAGCTACAGGAAGACCCAAACAATTAGCTGAAAGGCTAGAGGTTTCGGAGGCAACCGTGTTTAGAATGATAGAGACGATGAAAGAACTTAATGCCCCCATCTGTTATGATCTGGCACGCCAAAGTTATGTTTATACGGAAACCACCAATTTTAAATGTGGTTTTTATGTGGAAGAATTGGATGAAACATCTGAGCGGAACCTTTCGGGTGGGTATGGCTTTGGCAATATGAAACGATTAATGAAATTTTAA
- a CDS encoding helix-turn-helix transcriptional regulator, translated as MNKEIVSRIKMVIEHLELSVSAFADEIGVQRSSMSHLLNGRNKPSLDFVMKLVDTYPEVSLDWLLKGDGNFPAKAEATEESITYRTNTDVKEVEKNESKKAEEVSLVQKSSEEPYKIIMFYTDGTFTAFNTKKD; from the coding sequence GTGAATAAAGAAATAGTGTCGCGGATTAAAATGGTGATTGAGCACTTGGAACTGTCGGTTTCAGCCTTTGCGGATGAAATAGGTGTGCAGCGTTCAAGTATGTCCCATTTGCTTAATGGAAGAAATAAACCAAGCCTTGACTTTGTAATGAAATTAGTGGATACCTATCCCGAAGTTAGCTTGGATTGGTTGTTAAAGGGTGATGGCAACTTCCCGGCAAAAGCAGAGGCGACCGAAGAATCAATTACATATAGAACGAATACGGATGTTAAGGAGGTGGAGAAAAACGAGTCAAAAAAAGCAGAAGAGGTATCACTGGTCCAAAAATCATCAGAAGAACCCTATAAAATAATCATGTTTTACACGGACGGTACTTTTACTGCTTTCAACACAAAAAAGGATTGA
- a CDS encoding peptidase domain-containing ABC transporter, whose translation MGKVTIKQHDITDCGAACLASISANYNFQIPISRIRQYAGTDKKGTNVLGLIKAAEKLGFEAKGVRGDFESLFKIPKPTIAHVIVRERLHHYVVIYEVTKTYIKVMDPGTGKLEKRSHEDFKKEWTGVLVLLLPNESFEKGNEKVSVFKRFWFLLKPHRAVLVQAFIGALVYTLLGFSTSIYIQKITDHVLVDGNVQLLNLLSVVMIVLLVVQLAIGYYKDTFLLKTGQQIDARLILGYYKHLLKLPQQFFDTMRVGEIISRINDAVKIRNFINGVSLNLTVNILIVIFSFALMFTYYWKLALIMLIIIPVYTLIYWIVNKLNKKVERRVMENAADLESQLVESLNSVGTIKRFGLEDFANIKTETRFITLLRTGYTSALNTIFSQTSSKAISQIFIIVLLWAGSGFVIERQISPGELLSFYAIIGYFTGPLGSLIGANKEIQNALIAADRLFEIMDLEREEKDKNLVFSRDKVDDITFSEVCFQYGTRVEVFKNLNLTIQKGSITAFVGESGSGKSTLVSLIQNIYPINKGKIRIGDIDINHIENHSLRNLISVVPQKIDLFAGNVIENIAVGELQPDFEKIHKICKDIGILDFIESLPNDFSTYLGENGASLSGGQKQRIAIARALYKDPEILVLDEATSSLDSNSENYVQKTIDNLRSEGKTVIIIAHRLSTVINADKIVVLDKGKVLEEGSHYQLYDQKGAYFKLWQQQVPSFLSILKPVN comes from the coding sequence ATGGGAAAAGTAACCATCAAACAACACGATATTACAGATTGTGGGGCTGCTTGCCTGGCTTCTATTTCAGCAAACTACAATTTTCAAATACCTATTTCACGCATACGGCAATATGCAGGCACCGATAAAAAAGGCACAAACGTTCTGGGTCTTATAAAAGCTGCTGAAAAGTTGGGTTTTGAGGCCAAAGGGGTACGTGGTGATTTTGAAAGTCTATTTAAAATACCCAAACCAACCATTGCTCATGTAATTGTTCGTGAACGATTGCATCATTATGTGGTGATTTACGAAGTGACCAAAACATACATAAAGGTCATGGATCCTGGCACGGGGAAACTGGAAAAGCGAAGCCATGAGGATTTTAAAAAGGAGTGGACCGGGGTTTTGGTACTTTTGCTGCCCAATGAGAGTTTTGAAAAGGGTAACGAAAAAGTATCTGTGTTCAAACGGTTCTGGTTTTTGCTGAAACCTCATAGAGCGGTACTTGTACAAGCCTTTATTGGTGCTTTGGTGTACACTTTATTGGGTTTCTCCACATCTATCTATATTCAAAAGATAACGGACCACGTCTTGGTAGATGGAAATGTCCAACTATTGAATTTGTTGAGCGTCGTGATGATTGTCCTATTAGTAGTCCAACTCGCTATTGGTTATTATAAGGACACCTTCCTTTTAAAGACAGGTCAGCAGATTGATGCTCGGTTGATTTTAGGCTATTACAAACACTTATTAAAGTTGCCCCAACAATTTTTTGACACCATGAGGGTAGGGGAGATCATATCCCGAATCAATGATGCGGTCAAGATTAGAAACTTTATCAATGGAGTCTCCCTTAATCTGACGGTGAACATTCTTATCGTGATTTTCTCGTTTGCTTTGATGTTCACGTATTATTGGAAGCTGGCTCTGATCATGTTGATCATAATTCCGGTTTACACTTTAATTTATTGGATTGTAAACAAACTCAACAAGAAAGTAGAACGTAGGGTCATGGAAAATGCTGCCGATCTGGAAAGTCAATTGGTGGAGTCCTTGAATTCGGTAGGTACCATTAAACGATTTGGATTGGAAGATTTTGCCAATATCAAAACCGAGACTCGCTTTATTACACTTTTAAGAACAGGATACACTTCCGCATTGAACACCATTTTTTCCCAAACATCATCAAAGGCAATTTCACAGATATTCATCATAGTGCTACTCTGGGCAGGTTCTGGATTTGTCATCGAAAGACAAATCAGCCCTGGAGAACTATTATCATTTTACGCAATTATTGGCTATTTCACGGGGCCATTGGGTAGTTTGATAGGAGCAAATAAAGAAATTCAAAATGCCCTTATAGCAGCTGACCGGCTTTTTGAAATTATGGATTTGGAGCGAGAGGAGAAAGATAAAAATTTAGTGTTCAGTAGGGATAAGGTTGATGACATTACCTTCTCGGAGGTATGTTTTCAGTATGGAACAAGGGTCGAAGTCTTTAAAAATTTAAACCTGACCATTCAGAAAGGCAGCATAACTGCCTTTGTGGGGGAAAGTGGCTCAGGAAAATCGACCCTTGTATCCCTCATACAGAACATCTATCCCATTAATAAAGGCAAAATCCGAATCGGGGACATAGATATTAACCATATAGAAAACCATAGTCTCCGTAATTTGATAAGCGTAGTGCCTCAGAAAATTGACCTGTTTGCTGGGAATGTTATTGAGAATATTGCGGTAGGGGAACTCCAACCTGATTTTGAAAAGATTCACAAAATATGCAAGGACATTGGTATTTTGGATTTTATTGAGAGCCTACCCAACGACTTCAGTACCTATTTAGGTGAAAATGGCGCATCCTTGTCAGGTGGTCAAAAGCAGCGGATAGCCATTGCAAGGGCATTGTATAAAGATCCAGAAATTTTGGTATTGGACGAAGCCACTTCCTCTTTAGATAGTAACTCGGAGAATTATGTGCAAAAAACCATTGATAATTTACGTTCTGAAGGCAAAACCGTAATCATCATAGCCCATAGGTTGAGTACTGTTATCAATGCGGATAAAATAGTGGTGTTGGACAAAGGAAAAGTTTTGGAAGAGGGCTCGCATTATCAATTATATGATCAAAAGGGAGCTTATTTTAAGTTGTGGCAACAACAAGTGCCTTCATTCCTATCGATACTTAAACCGGTTAACTGA
- a CDS encoding DNA topoisomerase IV, with protein sequence MTKHLFSAFILLIFLACGQPPERNCNDFKTGNFTFTATVNGEEKKTTFSRTLDLEVDEYEGKVDSSSIRWINDCEYVLKNLNPKNKAEEKPIHIKILTTTESSYTFEYNVVGDNRKFKGTAHKID encoded by the coding sequence ATGACAAAGCATCTATTTTCAGCCTTTATTTTATTGATTTTTTTGGCTTGCGGTCAGCCGCCCGAGCGAAATTGTAACGATTTTAAAACCGGCAATTTTACTTTTACCGCTACAGTTAATGGTGAAGAGAAAAAAACAACCTTTAGCCGTACATTGGATTTGGAAGTTGACGAATACGAGGGCAAAGTGGACTCCTCTTCCATTCGCTGGATAAATGACTGCGAATACGTTCTTAAAAATTTAAATCCTAAGAACAAGGCAGAGGAAAAGCCGATTCATATCAAAATATTGACGACCACGGAATCCTCATACACTTTTGAGTACAATGTGGTCGGGGACAATCGAAAATTTAAGGGAACTGCCCACAAAATCGATTGA
- a CDS encoding sterol desaturase family protein, with protein sequence MDFTNPLVYGVPVFIAFILLELTYSKTHDHEHHDLYHWKDLAASGFMGIGSAILGPLFKVAFAILLFEGTYELFNPLVDGVRTNIMGYESFGYAWYVWILCQLGDDFTYYWFHRANHEVRILWAAHIVHHSSDNFNLGTAIRNGWFTILYKPFFYMWLPAIGFPPEMVVVCLGIEALWQFQLHTVYVPKLGFLEKIFNTHTMHQVHHAQNVEYLDKNHGGFLNIFDKMFGTWKELDDDIDVKYGVIHAPESYNPIVILTHEFKDIWKDVKKSKKLSHKLMYIFGPPGWSHDGSTLTVKQQQRLFKKQKEAAPELAYQRPN encoded by the coding sequence ATGGATTTTACAAACCCGCTGGTATATGGCGTACCGGTTTTTATTGCCTTCATTCTACTTGAACTTACGTATAGCAAAACACATGATCATGAACACCATGATCTGTACCATTGGAAAGATTTAGCTGCGAGCGGTTTTATGGGGATTGGATCTGCTATCCTGGGTCCTTTGTTCAAGGTGGCCTTTGCCATTCTTCTTTTTGAGGGTACGTACGAGCTGTTCAATCCACTAGTGGATGGGGTGAGGACAAATATTATGGGCTACGAATCCTTTGGATATGCATGGTACGTTTGGATTCTTTGTCAATTGGGTGATGATTTCACCTATTATTGGTTCCATAGGGCCAACCACGAAGTCCGCATTTTGTGGGCCGCCCACATCGTGCACCACTCATCCGATAATTTTAATTTGGGAACCGCAATCCGTAATGGGTGGTTTACCATTTTGTACAAGCCTTTCTTTTACATGTGGTTGCCCGCTATCGGATTTCCACCGGAAATGGTAGTGGTTTGCTTGGGAATCGAAGCTTTATGGCAATTTCAACTCCATACGGTGTATGTGCCAAAACTTGGCTTTTTGGAGAAAATATTCAATACGCACACCATGCACCAAGTACATCACGCCCAAAATGTGGAGTATTTGGATAAAAACCATGGAGGTTTCTTGAATATTTTTGATAAGATGTTCGGTACCTGGAAGGAACTGGACGATGATATTGATGTAAAATACGGCGTGATCCACGCTCCGGAATCCTATAATCCGATAGTGATTCTCACCCATGAATTCAAAGATATCTGGAAGGACGTAAAGAAATCGAAAAAGCTCTCACATAAACTCATGTACATTTTTGGCCCTCCGGGGTGGAGCCACGATGGCAGTACACTTACCGTGAAACAGCAACAACGATTGTTCAAAAAACAAAAGGAGGCTGCTCCAGAGTTGGCTTATCAGCGCCCTAACTAA
- a CDS encoding M14 family metallopeptidase — translation MLNFSLFKENSIQGRYINIDSIQPCFDKLSVPVHCIGKSVERIDINAFQIGKGDQKVLMWSQMHGNESTTTKAVWDLVNFLNSSELLAIEILEACTICIVPMLNPDGAEKYTRVNSNDIDLNRDAKNLTQPESVAFRKLFESFKPDFCFNLHDQRTLFSAGKTNKPATVSFLSPASNKERHITPNREVAMKLIVAMNAMLQEHIPGQVGRYDDGFNDNCIGDTLQMLGVPTILFEAGHYPNDYGREKTRKLIFLSIVEALKTISGNRINDFKTGDYFSIPNNDKLFFDVLVKHPEVVNIEFEKGHSVGIRFKEVLVDKKIVFQPEIAEIGPLEGFYGHKTIECVDSKDFGFTSSQKEILDLLLKINK, via the coding sequence ATGCTCAACTTTTCATTGTTCAAAGAAAATTCCATCCAAGGACGGTACATTAACATTGATTCCATTCAACCATGTTTTGATAAACTTTCCGTTCCCGTACACTGCATTGGCAAGTCGGTAGAGCGTATCGATATAAATGCTTTCCAAATAGGCAAGGGCGATCAAAAAGTGCTCATGTGGTCGCAAATGCACGGTAACGAGTCCACGACAACAAAAGCGGTTTGGGATTTGGTGAATTTTTTAAATTCGAGTGAGCTTTTGGCCATTGAGATATTGGAGGCGTGCACCATTTGCATTGTGCCCATGCTAAATCCGGATGGCGCCGAAAAATATACCCGGGTAAATAGCAATGATATTGATCTGAACCGTGACGCTAAAAATTTGACACAGCCCGAAAGTGTCGCCTTCCGAAAACTGTTTGAATCCTTCAAACCCGATTTCTGTTTTAATCTACACGATCAGCGTACTTTGTTCAGCGCTGGAAAAACAAACAAACCTGCTACCGTATCATTTTTATCGCCGGCCAGTAATAAGGAGCGGCACATAACCCCCAACCGCGAAGTGGCGATGAAGTTGATCGTTGCCATGAACGCCATGCTCCAGGAACACATCCCCGGACAAGTGGGACGCTACGACGATGGTTTTAACGATAATTGCATTGGGGACACCCTTCAAATGCTTGGGGTGCCCACCATTTTATTCGAAGCGGGCCATTATCCGAACGATTATGGGAGGGAAAAGACACGTAAGCTCATTTTTTTGTCCATTGTAGAGGCCCTGAAAACGATTTCAGGTAACCGAATCAATGATTTTAAGACAGGGGATTATTTTTCTATTCCGAACAACGATAAATTATTCTTTGATGTCTTGGTGAAGCATCCGGAAGTGGTAAATATCGAATTTGAAAAGGGACACTCCGTTGGAATTCGCTTTAAAGAGGTATTGGTCGATAAAAAAATCGTTTTTCAACCGGAAATCGCCGAAATAGGGCCATTGGAAGGATTTTATGGGCATAAAACCATAGAATGTGTTGATTCCAAGGATTTTGGGTTTACATCTTCACAGAAAGAAATTCTTGATTTGCTGCTGAAAATCAATAAATAA
- a CDS encoding Lrp/AsnC family transcriptional regulator — translation MNKVKLDEIDHQILDMLIDNTRTPFTDIAKKLLISAGTVHVRVKKMEESGIIKGSSLTLDYVKLGYSFIAYVGIFLEKTHQTKFVLERLSQIPYVTVAHITTGKFNIFCKIRARDTTHAKNIIFKIDDIEGISRTETMISLEESINDKRRLMHTIFNEL, via the coding sequence ATGAACAAAGTTAAGCTAGACGAGATAGATCACCAGATTTTGGATATGTTAATCGATAACACCCGTACACCATTTACGGACATCGCTAAGAAGTTGTTGATTTCCGCAGGTACGGTTCATGTCCGGGTCAAAAAAATGGAAGAATCCGGAATCATAAAAGGTTCTTCACTTACCCTGGATTACGTAAAATTAGGGTACTCGTTCATCGCCTACGTAGGTATTTTCTTGGAAAAAACACATCAAACCAAATTTGTTTTGGAAAGATTGAGCCAAATACCATACGTTACCGTGGCACACATTACAACAGGAAAGTTCAATATCTTCTGTAAGATCCGTGCACGAGACACAACACACGCCAAAAACATCATTTTTAAGATAGATGATATTGAAGGCATCAGCAGAACGGAAACCATGATTTCCTTGGAAGAGAGCATCAACGATAAGAGGCGTTTGATGCACACTATCTTCAACGAGCTGTAA
- a CDS encoding proline dehydrogenase family protein yields the protein MRPNFENTEIAFELKSDSQLERAYFLFKMISIEPLVRIGTALTNIAIKAHLPVEGLIRTTVFDHFCGGVNEKDCLPIIDNMYGNGVCSVLDYSAEGKSVDNQFDFAMEKTLEILDFVKEKDALPFAVFKPTGFGRFKLFEKVTAGTKLTEKEQAEWGRIVNRFEKVCQKAHNLDVSLLIDAEESWMQDAADDLVLDMMRKYNKEKAVVFNTFQMYRWDRMGYIIKLHEAAKEEGFKIGAKVVRGAYMEKENDRADDKGYESPICKSKRLTDENFDAAIDYMMEHLEYFTIFAGTHNEQSTLKLVDLMEKREVPSNDARIWFGQLFGMSDHITYNLAAHGYNSVKYIPYGPVRDVMPYLIRRAEENTSVAGQTSRELALITKERKRRKMEG from the coding sequence ATGCGACCGAATTTTGAGAATACTGAAATAGCTTTTGAGCTAAAGTCCGACTCCCAGTTGGAGCGAGCTTATTTTCTTTTTAAAATGATTTCCATAGAACCATTGGTTCGTATTGGTACTGCCTTGACGAATATTGCCATAAAGGCCCATTTGCCTGTTGAGGGATTGATCAGGACGACCGTCTTCGACCATTTTTGTGGCGGGGTCAACGAAAAGGATTGTTTGCCCATTATAGACAATATGTACGGTAACGGAGTTTGTTCCGTACTCGATTATTCGGCAGAGGGGAAATCGGTGGACAATCAGTTTGACTTTGCCATGGAAAAGACCTTGGAAATCCTGGATTTTGTCAAGGAGAAAGATGCCTTGCCCTTCGCTGTTTTTAAGCCTACTGGTTTTGGTAGATTCAAATTGTTCGAAAAAGTCACTGCGGGCACAAAGTTGACAGAAAAAGAGCAGGCAGAATGGGGAAGAATCGTAAACAGGTTCGAAAAAGTCTGTCAAAAAGCGCACAATCTTGACGTATCGTTATTGATCGATGCCGAGGAAAGTTGGATGCAGGATGCGGCCGATGATCTGGTTTTGGACATGATGCGCAAATACAACAAAGAAAAAGCAGTTGTGTTCAATACATTTCAGATGTACCGTTGGGATCGTATGGGCTACATCATAAAATTGCACGAAGCCGCCAAGGAGGAAGGCTTTAAAATTGGTGCCAAAGTAGTTCGAGGAGCTTACATGGAAAAAGAAAATGACAGGGCCGACGACAAAGGCTACGAAAGTCCTATTTGCAAAAGTAAACGCTTGACCGACGAAAATTTTGATGCCGCCATTGATTATATGATGGAGCATTTGGAGTATTTTACCATTTTCGCTGGAACCCACAATGAGCAGAGCACCCTTAAATTGGTAGATTTAATGGAGAAAAGGGAGGTTCCCTCCAACGATGCCCGAATTTGGTTCGGTCAGCTGTTCGGGATGAGCGACCACATTACCTATAATTTGGCGGCACATGGCTATAACTCCGTTAAGTATATCCCCTACGGCCCTGTGCGTGACGTAATGCCCTATTTGATCAGAAGGGCAGAGGAAAACACCTCCGTAGCCGGGCAAACCTCAAGAGAGCTCGCACTGATCACCAAAGAACGGAAGCGCAGGAAGATGGAGGGGTAG
- a CDS encoding DinB family protein, giving the protein MVLSELPSSEYNPFYHTYIMALGNVDLLEELKNGKTELLSVLEEMPEDRLHYAYAEGKWSLAEALVHMLDTERIFQYRALCIARNDKTPLPGFDQDDYVPFSNAVNRSKMDLIAEYKAVREATICLFDSFDDGALERIGIASGSKMSVRALGFIISGHQAHHVRVIRERYLG; this is encoded by the coding sequence ATGGTCCTTTCGGAACTTCCATCTTCTGAATACAATCCATTTTACCACACCTATATCATGGCGCTGGGAAACGTGGATCTGCTTGAAGAACTAAAGAACGGAAAAACAGAGCTATTGTCCGTTTTAGAAGAAATGCCAGAAGACAGATTACATTATGCTTACGCCGAGGGCAAATGGTCCTTGGCGGAGGCATTGGTGCACATGTTGGACACAGAACGTATTTTTCAGTACAGGGCGCTGTGCATTGCACGGAACGATAAGACACCATTGCCCGGTTTTGATCAGGACGACTATGTCCCGTTTTCCAATGCGGTAAACCGTTCCAAAATGGATTTGATCGCGGAGTATAAAGCGGTAAGGGAAGCTACAATTTGCCTCTTCGATTCATTTGATGATGGAGCATTGGAACGAATAGGTATAGCCAGCGGCTCCAAAATGAGTGTTCGTGCACTTGGATTTATCATAAGTGGTCACCAGGCACACCATGTAAGGGTGATACGGGAGCGTTATCTGGGTTGA
- a CDS encoding HlyD family secretion protein, whose translation MKIYKNAQGVVKPSKERIAITSLNSGKVLFADIRSNKYVNKGDVLLIIENNVLNEQIAFAKYDTERLLEEIEDLQYLLTKGQISSDGIQSPKYQKEFFQFIEISFEHNTRIKKLKVDFDRNQKLLDKGVIAKAEFEDIKLEYDLALSAFNQFKKQQFNKWESSLTELRNELEITQNKSSQYQENKKEYVVTSPVSGSLVNPIGIERGSIVTSGTMLVEISPDTELLAECYVSPMDIGLIDKSKPINFQIDAFNYNQWGLATGKILQISQDIELINEQPVFKVRCQMNEEYLELKNGARGTIKKGMTFNARFELTERTIYQLLYDKVDDWMNPTKKHSQITSIE comes from the coding sequence GTGAAAATTTATAAAAATGCACAAGGGGTAGTCAAACCTTCCAAGGAGCGAATTGCAATAACAAGTCTTAACTCTGGAAAAGTATTGTTTGCTGACATTCGAAGCAACAAATATGTAAATAAAGGGGATGTATTGCTTATCATCGAGAACAATGTCCTCAATGAACAAATAGCATTTGCCAAGTACGATACAGAAAGATTATTGGAAGAAATAGAGGACTTGCAATATCTTTTGACCAAAGGGCAAATATCCAGCGATGGTATTCAATCTCCAAAATACCAAAAGGAATTTTTTCAGTTCATAGAAATTTCGTTTGAGCATAACACTCGAATAAAAAAGTTAAAAGTTGACTTTGATCGTAACCAAAAGTTATTGGACAAAGGAGTAATAGCAAAAGCTGAATTTGAAGATATCAAACTGGAATATGATTTGGCGCTTAGTGCTTTTAACCAATTCAAAAAACAGCAATTCAATAAATGGGAATCCAGTTTAACCGAGCTCAGGAATGAATTAGAGATCACCCAAAACAAAAGTTCCCAATACCAAGAAAACAAAAAAGAATACGTCGTAACGTCTCCTGTATCTGGGTCTCTTGTAAATCCAATTGGTATTGAAAGGGGAAGTATAGTCACTTCAGGAACTATGTTGGTCGAAATATCACCTGATACAGAACTTTTGGCCGAATGTTATGTGAGCCCAATGGATATAGGGCTTATCGATAAATCAAAACCGATTAATTTTCAAATAGATGCCTTTAACTACAACCAATGGGGTCTGGCAACTGGAAAAATTCTTCAAATATCCCAAGATATTGAATTGATCAATGAGCAACCCGTATTTAAGGTCAGATGCCAAATGAACGAGGAATACTTGGAACTTAAAAATGGGGCGCGGGGAACCATAAAAAAGGGTATGACCTTCAATGCCCGATTTGAACTAACCGAGCGTACTATATATCAATTATTGTATGACAAGGTAGATGATTGGATGAATCCAACTAAAAAACACAGTCAAATCACTTCAATCGAGTAA
- a CDS encoding CPBP family intramembrane glutamic endopeptidase, protein MKQDNIQGGKTKGWARVLLIIIPNFIIVGLFQFAGAYVSGKEISPEYVQETTEQHLITSFFGLLGTLLVIYLFVELVDDERFADVGLHLKNHKKGILLGLIAGLFIIVAGYLVLEALNQIEFAETIFLGSEFLMTGFLFLIVSISEEIFFRGYVLRNFMESMNKYVALLVSALLFALMHAANPNLSLIGNINLFLAGVVLGLPYIYTKNLMFPIAFHFSWNFFQSLFGFNVSGLDSYSLIEFKTTQDTWVNGGDFGFEGSVLAILFQITLIVALYVVFNNKKKEKLSIGM, encoded by the coding sequence TTGAAACAGGATAATATTCAAGGTGGAAAAACCAAAGGCTGGGCACGGGTACTCCTAATCATAATTCCTAATTTTATTATAGTCGGTCTTTTCCAGTTTGCTGGGGCCTATGTATCAGGTAAAGAAATTTCACCTGAATACGTACAAGAAACAACCGAACAGCATCTCATCACTTCATTCTTCGGTTTACTGGGCACCTTATTGGTAATTTATCTATTTGTCGAGTTGGTTGATGACGAACGCTTTGCTGACGTTGGCCTGCATCTTAAAAATCATAAAAAAGGCATCTTATTAGGGCTAATTGCGGGTTTATTCATTATAGTTGCTGGATATTTAGTTCTCGAAGCTTTAAATCAAATAGAATTTGCAGAGACCATATTCTTGGGTAGTGAGTTTTTAATGACCGGCTTCTTATTTCTCATAGTTTCTATATCCGAGGAGATATTTTTTCGCGGATATGTTCTGCGAAACTTTATGGAGTCCATGAACAAGTATGTGGCATTGCTTGTATCTGCATTATTGTTTGCACTTATGCATGCGGCCAATCCAAATCTATCCCTGATTGGAAACATCAACCTTTTCCTTGCAGGAGTTGTATTGGGCTTGCCCTACATCTATACTAAAAACCTCATGTTTCCCATTGCTTTCCATTTTAGCTGGAATTTCTTTCAATCCCTATTCGGGTTTAATGTAAGTGGTCTTGACTCCTATTCTCTAATCGAGTTTAAAACCACACAGGACACCTGGGTCAACGGAGGGGATTTCGGTTTTGAAGGCTCTGTTTTAGCAATTTTGTTTCAAATAACTTTAATAGTCGCACTCTACGTAGTATTCAACAACAAGAAAAAAGAAAAGTTGAGCATTGGGATGTAA